Proteins encoded by one window of Vibrio panuliri:
- the pspC gene encoding envelope stress response membrane protein PspC → MRSRQIGGAIMSKELYRDTINGKLSGVCAGLANYVGAEVWLVRILVISAALLGGSFLVVLAYIALTLMLEKQPANYVESLKVQQEHTLKSKPWQAGQSPEQLLETLDKDFAHLEGKLRNIEAYVTSDTFKVNREFSKL, encoded by the coding sequence ATGCGGAGTCGCCAAATTGGAGGCGCAATTATGAGTAAAGAACTCTATCGCGATACCATTAACGGTAAGCTAAGTGGCGTATGTGCGGGTCTTGCTAACTATGTTGGGGCAGAAGTGTGGCTAGTGCGAATTTTAGTGATTTCTGCCGCTCTGCTAGGTGGGTCTTTTTTGGTCGTATTAGCCTATATTGCCCTTACCTTAATGTTAGAGAAACAGCCAGCGAACTATGTTGAAAGTCTTAAGGTGCAACAAGAGCACACCTTAAAAAGCAAGCCTTGGCAGGCAGGGCAGTCGCCAGAGCAGCTATTAGAAACACTGGACAAGGACTTTGCCCACTTGGAGGGCAAGCTGCGTAATATCGAAGCTTATGTCACCTCTGACACATTCAAAGTGAACCGTGAGTTTAGTAAGCTTTAA
- a CDS encoding efflux RND transporter periplasmic adaptor subunit: protein MLKTFSLLTIAMLLYGCGKELPPVPEPESRPAKLFSVTVGNSAFERRFPATTEAGDRAVLAFRVPGLMQTIDVLAGESVSKGQILATLNPDEYELLAQQAQAQYQLADVQYQRSKKLRRDKVVSEQDFDQAKANRNSAKATLDQANANLRYTKLVAPYDGTISLIPAENHEFIEAKKGVMNIQTNRLMKVFFQLPDHLLNRFTVGVNPQAYMAFDAFPGSEYPLTFQEIDTEADPKTGSYKVTMVMERPENTGILPGMSGTVRVVAASSSATSIPTSALFEENGKTCVWRVNQQGIVEKAAIELNDQQQVVTGLNDGDQIVISGVSGIERGIKVREWVKERGL from the coding sequence ATGCTCAAGACTTTTTCGCTACTCACCATTGCCATGCTGCTTTATGGTTGTGGTAAAGAACTTCCTCCCGTCCCTGAACCTGAATCCAGACCTGCGAAGCTGTTTTCTGTCACTGTTGGTAACTCTGCCTTTGAGCGTCGTTTCCCTGCGACAACAGAAGCGGGAGACCGCGCAGTTTTGGCCTTTCGTGTTCCCGGCTTAATGCAAACTATCGACGTATTAGCGGGAGAGTCGGTTAGCAAGGGGCAAATACTGGCGACGCTTAATCCTGATGAATATGAGCTGTTGGCTCAACAAGCGCAGGCTCAGTATCAACTCGCTGATGTGCAATACCAGCGCAGTAAAAAGTTACGTCGCGATAAAGTCGTCTCTGAGCAAGATTTTGACCAAGCAAAAGCGAATCGCAATTCTGCAAAAGCAACGCTTGATCAAGCCAATGCGAATTTACGTTATACCAAGCTAGTCGCCCCTTATGATGGCACCATTTCTCTGATTCCGGCGGAAAACCACGAGTTTATCGAAGCGAAGAAAGGGGTGATGAACATTCAGACTAACCGCTTGATGAAGGTCTTTTTTCAATTGCCCGATCATCTCTTGAATCGCTTTACCGTCGGCGTTAATCCACAGGCGTATATGGCATTTGATGCGTTTCCAGGTAGTGAATACCCGTTAACTTTCCAAGAAATCGATACCGAAGCTGACCCCAAAACGGGTTCCTACAAAGTGACCATGGTGATGGAGCGACCGGAAAATACCGGCATCTTACCGGGTATGTCAGGTACTGTGCGGGTCGTTGCCGCTTCATCCAGTGCCACTAGTATACCGACCTCTGCATTGTTCGAGGAAAACGGCAAAACCTGTGTTTGGCGAGTGAATCAGCAAGGTATCGTTGAAAAAGCTGCGATTGAGTTAAATGACCAACAGCAAGTGGTCACGGGGCTGAATGACGGCGACCAAATTGTTATCTCGGGTGTTAGCGGGATTGAGCGTGGCATCAAAGTGAGAGAATGGGTCAAGGAGCGAGGGTTGTAG
- a CDS encoding efflux RND transporter periplasmic adaptor subunit, with amino-acid sequence MKRTIVLTSLMTILTACSEPAPYTDFGLPKVEVITVEQDPPTDSLYFPAVANAAERSHLSFRVAGEISRVYVKEGDKVERGALIAEIEPTDYQLDVDNASARYSVINSQYRRSKPLVNKGLLAKSQFDEIAAQRRIALAELELAKLRLSFTQLKAPVDGIISRVSVDQFENIQVGQNIVNIHSLNSVEILIQLPDRIYVNQPKQDDLARIDAIVKVPSGNEYHAAIKEFTTEPDPQTGTFNVTLSLPMPEDEYLLDGMAVEVTSNSEEVGLDLKKGVQVPIEAIFNQDGDDLGRENKFVWVVSSNGTVHKTQVVIGKATKRSIQILSGVKAGEQVVIAGISRLTEGAKVEVIDKEVGNE; translated from the coding sequence ATGAAACGGACAATAGTACTAACTTCGCTGATGACCATTCTTACTGCATGCAGTGAGCCAGCACCATATACGGACTTTGGTCTTCCCAAGGTGGAAGTGATCACGGTGGAGCAAGATCCACCGACAGACAGCCTCTATTTTCCTGCGGTTGCGAACGCTGCTGAACGCTCACATCTGAGTTTCCGAGTGGCAGGTGAGATTAGCCGTGTTTATGTAAAAGAAGGGGATAAAGTTGAACGAGGCGCGTTAATCGCTGAGATTGAACCTACGGATTATCAGCTTGATGTTGACAATGCCTCTGCTCGTTACTCAGTGATCAACAGTCAATATCGACGCTCCAAGCCGCTGGTGAACAAAGGCTTATTGGCCAAATCACAATTTGATGAAATCGCAGCTCAAAGACGCATCGCATTGGCGGAACTGGAGTTGGCGAAGCTGCGTTTGTCGTTCACTCAGCTTAAAGCCCCCGTAGACGGGATCATTTCTCGCGTTTCAGTTGACCAGTTTGAGAACATCCAAGTTGGGCAGAATATTGTCAATATCCATAGCTTGAACAGTGTTGAGATCCTGATACAACTGCCTGACCGGATATATGTCAATCAACCAAAACAAGATGACTTGGCGCGTATTGATGCGATTGTGAAAGTGCCCAGTGGCAATGAATATCATGCGGCGATTAAGGAGTTTACGACAGAGCCGGACCCTCAGACAGGAACATTTAACGTGACACTGTCACTACCAATGCCGGAGGATGAATATCTCCTTGATGGGATGGCGGTTGAAGTGACCTCAAACAGTGAAGAAGTGGGGCTTGATTTAAAAAAAGGTGTTCAAGTGCCAATAGAAGCCATTTTTAACCAAGATGGGGATGATTTGGGGCGTGAAAATAAGTTCGTTTGGGTTGTTAGCAGTAATGGCACGGTGCACAAAACACAAGTCGTGATCGGCAAGGCGACAAAGCGTTCAATACAGATTTTATCTGGAGTCAAAGCGGGAGAGCAAGTCGTGATAGCAGGGATTTCGCGCTTAACGGAAGGTGCGAAGGTTGAAGTAATCGACAAGGAGGTTGGCAATGAATAA